In Uranotaenia lowii strain MFRU-FL chromosome 2, ASM2978415v1, whole genome shotgun sequence, one genomic interval encodes:
- the LOC129742581 gene encoding uncharacterized protein K02A2.6-like, whose amino-acid sequence MDSGERNLTPDRPAGASGTINGLPIGQQLQPAGMQQNFLRATQFGQQLPNPGLATQFLGQQQQQSRMQDSPATEGIFSQQSSPHQLSASDALLTQLLQQQQAFTTQMLNQQQEFMRQQQEMFIPTMSSINIQVPSNPEVILDSLSHHIKEFRYDPDQNITFVAWYARYNDLFEQDASRLDSEAKVRLLLRKLGSAEHERYVNFILPKIPKDFLFDETVRKLGILFGATESLISKRYRCMQIAKKSTEDYISFSCRVNKSCVDFELGKLTEEQFKCLLFVCGLKTECDAEVRTRLLAKIEDRSDVTLEQLSEDCQRLLCLKKDIAMIEGTSGSAVQFVKRSNHRQQTSQTPPKRTVKSNSANKNIPPSPCWKCGAIHKCSDCGKSGHREGYCATSKSEKPYRKRKTNTFRARTLSVNTVQRKRRFVQAKLNSVEVKLQLDTGSDISVVSKRVWEKIGKPSTTPALEKASTASGAPLQLLFKFDCDVNVNGQLRRGTFYVVDKALNLLGIDLLDAFGLWSVPISSFCNQITKPSTALESLKAAYPTVFRSALGLCSKTKVKLELKPDVQPAFRPKRPVAYAMLGTVDDELDRLDRAGIISPVDFSNWAAPIVVVRKSNGSIRICGDYSTGLNEALQPHQYPLPLPEDIFTNLSNCTVFSQIDLSDAFLQVEVDEDSRNLLTINTHRGLYRYNRLSPGIKTAPGAFQQLIDTMTAGLSCTSGYLDDVVVGGETEEKHLANLEALFKRIRDFGFTLRPEKCTFVQPQIKYLGYLLDRHGLRPD is encoded by the coding sequence ATGGATTCGGGTGAACGTAACCTCACTCCGGATCGACCCGCTGGTGCTAGTGGAACCATCAACGGTCTTCCCATTGGACAGCAGCTCCAACCAGCCGGAATGCAGCAGAATTTTCTTCGTGCTACACAATTCGGTCAGCAGCTACCGAATCCGGGACTCGCAACGCAGTTCCTCgggcagcaacagcagcagtctCGTATGCAAGACTCCCCCGCGACCGAAGGCATTTTCTCGCAGCAGTCATCACCACATCAGCTCTCAGCATCCGATGCGCTCCTCACGCAGCTCCTCCAGCAGCAGCAGGCGTTTACAACCCAAATGTTGAACCAGCAGCAGGAGTTTATGCGGCAGCAACAAGAAATGTTTATCCCCACAATGTCGTCGATAAACATTCAGGTGCCATCAAATCCCGAAGTGATACTCGATTCACTTTCGCACCACATTAAAGAGTTTCGATACGATCCAGACCAGAACATCACTTTCGTGGCCTGGTATGCGAGGTACAACGACCTCTTCGAGCAAGACGCTTCCCGGCTCGATAGTGAAGCGAAAGTTCGTTTACTCCTCCGGAAGCTAGGATCTGCTGAGCATGAGCGGTATGTAAACTTTATACTACCCAAAATACCGAAAGATTTTCTGTTCGACGAAACCGTCAGAAAACTGGGAATACTTTTTGGTGCCACGGAATCCCTTATCAGCAAACGTTACCGGTGTATGCAGATCGCAAAAAAGTCCACCGAAGATTATATTTCGTTTTCTTGCCGTGTAAACAAGAGTTGTGTCGATTTTGAACTGGGCAAGTTGACTGAAGAGCAGTTCAAGTGTTTGTTATTTGTTTGCGGCTTGAAAACGGAATGTGATGCTGAGGTGCGCACTAGACTGCTTGCGAAAATCGAAGATCGGAGCGACGTTACCCTGGAGCAACTATCCGAGGATTGCCAGCGGCTGTTGTGCTTGAAAAAAGACATAGCCATGATTGAAGGAACGTCCGGATCAGCGGTGCAGTTTGTGAAGCGGAGTAACCATCGGCAGCAGACTTCTCAAACACCTCCGAAGAGAACAGTGAAATCAAACAGtgcaaacaaaaacattccccCATCCCCGTGTTGGAAGTGCGGTGCAATCCACAAGTGTAGTGATTGCGGAAAAAGTGGACACCGAGAAGGTTATTGTGCGACCTCAAAAAGTGAAAAGCCctatcgaaaaagaaaaactaacaCTTTTCGGGCAAGAACACTAAGTGTAAACACAGTGCAACGAAAGCGGCGTTTTGTGCAGGCGAAACTAAATAGTGTTGAAGTGAAACTCCAGTTAGACACTGGATCCGACATCAGTGTCGTGTCGAAGCGTGTGTGGGAGAAAATCGGCAAGCCATCCACCACCCCCGCACTAGAAAAAGCATCTACTGCTTCTGGTGCCCCTCTCCAGCTCCTGTTCAAATTTGACTGTGACGTCAACGTCAACGGTCAGCTTCGCCGTGGAACATTCTACGTGGTGGACAAAGCGCTGAATCTGCTTGGCATCGATCTGCTTGATGCGTTTGGCCTCTGGTCAGTGCCAATTTCGTCGTTCTGCAACCAGATTACCAAACCATCTACAGCGTTGGAATCACTAAAAGCAGCTTATCCGACCGTCTTCAGGAGTGCCCTAGGATTGTGCAGCAAAACCAAAGTAAAGCTGGAACTGAAGCCCGATGTCCAGCCAGCTTTCCGGCCCAAGCGCCCAGTGGCTTACGCAATGCTAGGTACTGTCGACGATGAGCTCGATCGGCTTGATCGCGCAGGCATCATTTCACCGGTTGATTTCTCCAACTGGGCAGCTCCGATCGTGGTCGTGCGGAAATCCAACGGGTCGATACGCATTTGTGGAGACTACTCCACCGGATTGAACGAAGCCTTGCAACCCCACCAGTACCCGCTTCCGCTCCCTGAAGACATTTTCACGAATCTGTCCAATTGCACCGTCTTCAGCCAAATCGATCTCTCTGATGCCTTTCTACAGGTCGAGGTTGATGAGGATAGCCGGAACCTGCTTACCATCAACACGCATCGCGGGTTATACCGGTACAATCGCCTTTCGCCTGGCATCAAAACAGCACCCGGAGCTTTTCAGCAGCTGATTGACACCATGACAGCTGGTCTCAGCTGCACTTCTGGGTACCTCGACGACGTTGTTGTCGGAGGCGAAACCGAAGAGAAACACCTAGCCAATCTCGAAGCGCTTTTCAAGCGGATTCGCGACTTCGGATTTACGTTGCGCCCGGAGAAATGCACTTTCGTTCAGCCTCAAATAAAATACTTGGGGTACCTGCTAGATCGCCATGGTCTACGTCCAGATTAA